A segment of the Juglans regia cultivar Chandler chromosome 15, Walnut 2.0, whole genome shotgun sequence genome:
TTTATAGAAGtttctatttaataataaaaatcattcaaatgattAAGCTACATAAAAGTTATCACGTCATTGTACTCAAATTctgtttagagagagagggaggataGAAGTGTAAGGAGGCTGCatgcttttcatttattttaactttctacgtatatttaaaatatatatgtgtatgtgtgcacatgcattttttaattaattcataaattaGTTCTATTCATTTCATGGATTATGTTTCGTTATGCAGGATGAGTTTGCTAGCTTGCCTGCTATTGTTCCAAAAGGTCCCATCGCCATCTTTGGTTTGGTAATTGTTGGGAATGGCATTGATACGATCTTTCTGAACCAAACATGTAATTTCCAGGACTGTACTCATATTATTCTAAATGTTTCAGGGTGGTGGAACTACTGCTCGGCTAATGCTTGACTTGTGGCCTTCATTGCAACTTGATGGCTGGGAGATTGATGGAATTGTAAGGAACCCCTAAGTATCTTTTCCagtagacttatatatatataaatatatatatatattatgaaaaatgatgatTTCCATCATGATCTGGTTTCTTCCTAataaattaacttcattttgTATGAAGTCTGTATTTTGCTTTTCTATAGGTCTATTGTTGGTCTTGCAATGTGTCAGTTAGACGGTTACTGTCAGTAATATACTTTTAGATTTGAGACCCCCAAAGACCAGTgaacttattaattaaaaagttacttgaggctatatatataaatatatatatacattcgggACCAACTTCAAGCTCAAAATGCTTTAAATTACTTTTCTCTTCAACTAATTTTCAAGAGGGAGCCTAGAGAAAACTTCTTGCAATGTGCTAGTTATACCACCCAGAAACTCTGATAATTGGAAGGCATTGGATTGTTTTTCATGTAGTTTTTTCAATATCTTGATAAGGAGCACATATTTGCATACCACATACATCTATAAGCTTCTACAAATTTTCAGTACCTTTGATCAATTGAAATGTTAATAGGCAAGAAGACATTGAGACTAACAGGTCTTAGCACTGggattgaaaaatgtttgattgatttttcttctctatACAGGACGTATTAGACTACCAAGTTATCTCTGCTGGAGTATTTCCTTAAAGAACAAGATATCATAAAACTTCCCTCAAGAATATGCACTGTTTCTGGTTCATGCACGCTGTAGAGGGCTGCATGTATATTATCTCTACTTTACGAAGTCTATTCCATCAACACCTAAGACATGCATTAAATAGGATTAATGGACCTATTTCAGGTAGCATTCATAATTTACAAGCCCAtggaatttattaattatacgATTAGAAAACCCACATGTGAGACAATGTTAGAATTTAACAGtaattttcatcctttttttaaGGTGCAAGTACAATTGTGGCTATTAAATTGCAATTGTTATCTACAGTAGTCATAGGAAAAAGGAAGTTGCAATAATTTCTGATGGTTATAACGGTTGGAGTTGTATAGTGTTCTGTCAACTTAGAAGGAATGCCATCTTTATTACAATGGTCTCAAGTGTTTTAACTCTTAACCAAATCCAAATATATTCTTTCTCTAGTACCATATCTGTATCATTTAAATGCTTCAAGCTTTTTGTACCCAAGGTGACTACATCCTtacatgatgtttttttttcattagttgATCGATAAAGCAAGAGAATATCTTGGGCTGTCTTATCTTGAGAAACATACTGTAGCTGGTGGCATCCTTAATGTTCATATCGGTGATGCCCTTTCACAATCAGTTAATGTGTCTGAAGGATATGCTGGTAAGATCCTTGTCCGCCTAGCTTTTTGTATTTCCTAGTTCACCTCCTGCTGTTTCATTTTAACACTGTTGGATGGGTTGTACGCCTTCTTGGTAGTGTCTTTGGACCTCTTTACTTGTCTCATAGAAAGGAACAAATAATGGTGAAGGAGGATTTTCTTTTGCAATCCATATATAATTTCAAGTCTTTTTATTCCACTTCCATCTCTAGAAAAgtctatattttacttatttcttGTCCATGAggaaggtttttgtttttgtttcactAATATGTGCTTGCAACAATGTCAGGCattgtaattgacttgttttCTGAAGGAAAAGTGTTGCCACAGTTGCAAGAGGTACACATCTCATTTGTTACATAAAAATTGGGCCTTGgcttttgaaataatattgtgGTCTCCGATGCTCAATGTTACCAGTTTTCAAACAAGgcattttgtttataaatatgtattatgCGGtcagcagcagagtgagaattTTGTTTCAATTGGTGCAAAGTCTaactaaaatagataaatacagaacaaataatataatactaTTTTGGAGGAACATTTCTGATgatttcaattcaaaacctaatttttttttcacttttttaaattctcaaattGTTTCATTAATAATGTTAACAAAAACATCTTTTTAACATATGTAATCAGATCATTTGGTTACGCAACTGATTCTTTACAATGCTATCAAAGTTATCTCTCCCAATGCAtgtaatctctctctcatctttttctttctttaatgaaCCCACGCGAGTTGAGAGTGGACAGGGCCATTTTTTGGAGGGGCCCACTTAAAATTAGTATTCAGAAATAGGAATTTTAAATGGGAGTAGTTAAAGAATGAACCAGAGTGTTGCAGTAGTTggaatcactttttttttctaacatataGTACTACTTCTAAGTAAATGAATTTTACTTTTGCTCTATGTGAAGAAAGATTTTTCTTATGGTTCAAACTTTAAAAGAGGTTCTCATAATTGAACACATGATTTTTGATGGGTgctactataaaaaaaatctcagaattgtccaaaaatatttttaggggtgcaattgtaaaatattttacaatgtgataatttttttttgtatttgtagGCCACTAGAGATAATGTGGCTCTGCCTATATTGAAAGTTCCCTTTCGAAATTCCAATTTCACCCACTAGAGATAATGTGGCTCTGCCAATATATGCAGTTCTAGATCGAAGATTGTGGAAAGTTTTAATCATACGCTTCACTGTGATCATTTTGTGTTTTGAGCCAAGTTTCTACACTGCATTATCCCTTTGCCATATATGATTGCCTACACCTTAAGTTTTTTCTTGTCATCCACAGCGATTGATTGGCATACTTTTTTCCACATACACTTTGTTGATTATTCCTTGTGTGAGTGTCTTTGGCAGGTCAATACTTGGTTAGAATTGACTGATAGATTGATGCCCAAGGGTCGTCTCATGGTGAACTGCGGTGGCATCAATGAAGTATCTGTTGTGAAAGATGGAGTGCCTCGTCCTGAGACTTCTTCAATTGATGGCCCCTGGGTGCAAAATTCTACTATCCAGGCACTACTGAAAGCATTTCCAGAACAAGTAGGGATTCttccattgaaaatattatgttcaTTTCATTACTCATGTTTCTGCATCTATTCTGCATACTATtttttgattacttataaaaaaaaatgtttctgcATCTAATCTTTCTTCAAGAGTTATGTAAAAATAGTATCTCCCTTCTCTAATTAATACTGTTGTCATCGGATATGATCTTCATTACTACTCATATGCATGACCTTCATTATTGCTCATGTATATACCCCCAAGTGTACGAAAGGTCTTCCccgttacaaaaaaataaaaagaaaaaagaaaaggatgagCTGCTTTTTCAGGATATTGACagagttgagaaaaaaaaaaggatctgtTTGATTGTTCAATATGGTTccaaattctattattttacaaaatacatGGAATGGTTCCAAATTGTATTTCGCACATACATGAAATGCCcctgtttcagatttttttacaGCTACATCTGCCATTCATAAAACAATTTAATTCATCCGACAAACAAGCCCTTTGCTGCAAAGCCAATGTAGCATTAAAAGAGGAAGAAGTAAAGAAAAGACTATCTTTGTTTGTAATGACCTTGTGTGTAACTTAGAATTTAATTGAGGACTATGTAATGTGTTGTTCACTGGTGATATAATTTCAGCTCAAGAAACTAGAAAAACGTTGATAATTGATTAAAACTTGGTGCCTCTCATTAGAGATTGAAGAATCATTGGTTGGCAAgaccaaaacaaaataagtGGACTTACATTTCAGTTAACCAGATTCCTGatgttaaaaatgaaatttcacTCCTTAAGGTCATTAATTATTCTCATTTTCGTCTCATCTAACTGCATTGTATAgggatttccttttttttctcttttttgattGCTTGGTTATTCACTCGTTTGGTTATATTATAGGGAAATCTATTTTGAGAACGTGATATTCCATCAATGAAGTTAATGACACACTAATGAAATGTTGGATGTTGTGTGAATCGCTAACCTCAAATGAAATGCTTTATATGTTATGTGAGTTACAAACCTCAGGGAGCAGACATCAATTTTGAAGCTAGGAGAAAACTTTCTGACATATCCCAAACATCAAGAGAGGCTGGCATAGTCCacacataaaattaaatatgtggAGTTCAAATTATGTAAAACTATGAGTACACTAGAGAGACTGGTTAAAAGTTATGGCCAGTGGATCTCCAGaagaaactttttcttttttgtttggtgATCGATAAGGGTGTATTGGAGATGAAATTGCCTATTAAATTAGAGATGGATTAGGAGTGCTAAAGGGGTGGATTCCTCTTCAAACCGTCCTCCAGGTTTCCAGGAGGTTTCATTGAACCCCTGCCTTATGTACAATGTTTTCAAATTGTCCCTGTTCTGCTTGCTTCATCCCTACAAaagaaacttcaagaaattGCAATCCCAAACAGCCTAAGAATGGagactttttaattaaaaattccaaaacgTCCTTAAAGTagtaaagataaattttaaaataataatgataataataataatagcacAAGAGATTGAAATCCCTTATTGGAGATGTACAAGTTAGTTGCATGtgtatttctgtttttttaaagttgagATGTACTCTGGTTCTCACTTTTATGCCCCCCTTCCCCTCTccatacataatttgatttttcttgttattaatatCCAGTGTAGCCTTATGTCAACAGAAAACTCATGGTGTTGAAATTTGACCATCACAGTTGAGCTGGAAGAGAATGCCTAAAAGGGATGGTGAAAATTATCTTGCACTAACTGGACCTTTGCCCGACTTGGCTTCGTGGTCTGCTATGGTCCCAGGTCCTCTGAGTCAGAGTGTAAAGCAATGGAAGCCTTGTGTACCTTCTTAAAACCTGCTCTTGGCTGTTACAAATGTGACCAGAACGTTTCCCAGTCAAAGTTGCAACAACACTACTCCTATTCCTGTTAGATCCCTATGAGGCATGTACCAAAAGGAAAGTTTGTGTGTTCTGAGGTTTTATCCACTGGTTTGTTCAGACTTTTTCTGCATCCAACTTCCATAGTCTTCTTCTTGTTATTGAGAAGATGGACATTGATAGCGATTAGTAGCCTGTAGCTCAATTGAATGTAACCTTCCTCTTTGAGATGttgtagatatataataacCGTGCCGAAAAATGGCTGTTGCTTGATGATATTTCTAATACAAATCCCAAAGTGATCTGCTCTAATTTACCTCTATGCAGTTTCTATGTACGAGTTAGGTTTGGTGTAACTCTTTGACAAGGTTACAGGTTCGAGTTTGTTTTGTATTTGTAATACCAAATCAGGAAGTTGAGATATGTGGCTCAGTGTCTTGCATGGATTCTGTAATATTAGAGTTGTCAATATTAAAGTTGTCGGAGATTTAAGGAGGGGAGATTGCAATACTCTGCATGtaacattgactagtctttttagagCATGGTCTCAGATGCGGTTTGTGCTTTTCTTGAGTTGTTACAGATGGCATCAGAACAATCCCAACCAATCGGATCGCGTAGTTTAAGTCGTACTTGGTACTTTCAAATTATATACGCATGTTAAGGAAAATTTTACTCCTAACACTCCAAGTATAACATCTACAcgcaatcatttttttttatcattgatgtgatatttttttcGTTATCGATATGAAAAACATATCAATGCCTGTCATGTCAACGGTGTTATGCGATCGAATTATAGCATGAGTACTCATATGTTAATCTTACATACCATGTTCTAATTCAAATCTTAACTCGTTGTTTAATAGTCTACaatcaaaatatatacatatacaaaacGTACCAAACCAAACCATAGGATTCCCATATCACAGTAAGCCACAAAATTAATGTACAGTTGTGTATAGCAGTAGTGTACGTAAAGGCAACGGCGCCAGTTGTTGTGCtaaatgtaaaacaaatacaaatctGTTGGCATGTGCATGCAGTTAAGTTggaaagtaatatatatatatatatatatatatatatatatatatatatatatatattgggtaatataattaaaacactGTAATAATATGCAAACATGGGCACATATATATCAAATGGTACTGTTTCATCAGCGTGTTTGACCaggaattagagagagagagagagagatttcatATATGTGAAGATTGCGTGGGAATCCCTTCAATCGGGTCTGAAACAAAGCCCTTTTTCCTGAATTTCTAAAGggatttgtttatttgttttaagcTAATCGAGACCTTGAATTGTGTTCTGTGTTGTATCAGCATGTGTGAATGCCACGGACTTTCAGGATTTTGCTCTTCTCTGCATGTAGCCAgtacacctctctctctctctctctctctcatcacgtGCAAAGCACCCCCCCCAAATACCCAATTCATTCACTTTGTTTATCACTTTGGAGAATATTATTGTATCATGAGAATGTACACTTGGGATTGGGTCCCTTTTTTGGCTGATCagatcaaatattatatatacggattaaaatttaatgaaataattaattttgttaatttttcttatcaattaactatatatactcTCAGTGGTGTTTGTGCAAAAAATGGGATAAATATCGACATAGTCGATCAAGgatgttattaattttaaactagGCTTGAAATGTCAGAACTACAAAAAGACCGTCTCAAATTgttgaatattatatttaaaagggttTTGCTATACATCAGCTGCTATTCATTCCCAATACAcctaatagtttttttattttttatttcataaagtgtggggtgtggggtgtagagtagtgaatagtagctgatagGTAGattaattctatttaaaaagaCCACACaccataataaaattaaaccgCGCATGATTACGGAAAAATTATACTTGTAAAATACTAAGTATATGACATTTCATGTGTAATATCACTGACATGATATATAGACAGACAAGTGATCAATCATCTTTTATGGATAATGTGATAGCCTGCATATATATCAATACTTATTAAGTCGATCATGATGTTTTCCGAATGTTACATTTGAGatgttacaaatggtataagACTATCAATTCAATTGACCAAGTACCAATCAATGGACTTCCATCATCAGCTTGCTCAACATGAGTGTCCCCAACAAAAGCATTAAAAAATGCAACTCAGAATTGCAGATGATCAACTAAACATAGGTAAGATGATCTTGATGATGCACCaatatcctctctctctctctctctctctctctctctctctctctctctctctctctatatatatatatatatatattattgtggtttattaatatataatttgaagcCCATCGTCGCTCAAACCATCTTTAATTGTGGGGTTCATGGGTACtcttttcccttatttttaAGCACTACTTACCTCGGATATGGAATCATGCATGACTCATGAAGAATGCAAAAGTGGTTTAAGTATAAACACGTTAATATTAATGTATGCATGATGTTTTGAATAACTAAAAAGGAGGCCAGACCCCCCCAGCTTGTTTCACACTTACACTGAATttgatgcaaatatatatttgctaCTTGGTGAAGGAACATTAACATGATGATTCAGGGCATGCagcactttttctttttcttttaacaaattaTCTGGATACAACATTCAGGGCATGTATACAGCActctttgttttattattattattcaggtttttcttaattttatcaaattgtgGATGATCAATCAGTATTATATATTTGGAGAAAAAATTAAGCAGAAAGgctcatatatacatacatatatatatatatatagagagagagagagaaaaaaattatatttgcaatcttAATTAGGATCGATGTGCAAATCCCGTGCActatctttgaaaaaagtgggggGTAAATTTGAGACCcgcatagaaaaattatttttttaatagtgcaaatactacttttttcaaagagagtacGCGAGATTTGCACATCCTAAAATTTTATCtaacattacatatatatatatatatatatatatatttgtcctCTACCTCATAAACAGCTAATCCCCACTTCTACAAATTAGCAAATCAATCAAGTGCTTGGTCTCATGAATTTTAGCATTTTTTATGTCATATATTAATTAGACAAAGTTCTAGGTGCTCCtcattcatattaattttaaacaaacacaaaaggaAAGTGACAAAAGATAAGCCTTCTCTCATTATCTCAAAACTGAAGTAACCAGCTGCCATATGGTTCAGAATTAAGGAACTCAAAGAATACTATTTGTCCTTTGGAAAGAGACAAACCCAAGGAgaagctatatatatttttacatttaagaagaataaactTTTGTTCTTCTTTTGCCAATACTAAAAGAGGAGTGCTACATGCACACTATAGTcataaaagaattacataaaaataatcatacaaattgacgtgactttatATAATCCGTTAGATCcgttttataatataaataactttacaatctgacaaattACATCATCAAGTCACAtaatcaatttgtgagattacttttgtataatcattttgtagttagaatatttatcaaactaaaataatatttattcaactggctgatatatatatatatatatatatatatatatatatatatgggaggTGGGGTTGGAATAATGGAATagaactgcatgcatgcatgcctgccCTCAATATTCCTTCTTTGACTCTGACTTTGTGTgtctatacatacatacataatcgAATACAGATAGATTACACTGCGAAAGACAGAAAATAAAAcgtttatttaattataacacAAACAAAGAGATAAAATGGGTTCAATGATTAATTGACAGTTAGGCAGATTTTCTTCATCCTAATGAGGCGATTTTCGGGATGAGGTCTCCTATTCAACAGACAtaatttccttctttcttttttttttgtcattttttttgtgCGATAATTCCGAAAGATGACATGACTTCGATCATATGCATATTTACTCATGATCTTGTGAGAACAAGAACAACAAACAGTCGGTCATTCCTGCAATCcttttactttttgaattttaatatatttttcctttatttctgTGCCCATGCTCGGCTTTTAGTTCAGTCCGAACGCTTTGCACTGATCCacacacatctctctctctctctgcactCACGTCGTGCCCTTGAAGCCAAGTACTATGCAACTCAAACCACCGCTGTCTGCTTAGTGCTTAGTTTTCTGGTGTGGCCGGCCGTTGTgatcttttcttccttttgtcaCAGAAGGGATCAAAGCTTTAACATTACACGGCTGAGGTTTgctttttattctttatggcTCATTTTCCTCTCCTGTTTACGACTTGATATAAAGATCTTATACGATAATTTGAATCATCATGATGAGCTGCAGTAGTACTAATGAAAGAGTTATATTAAGATCGATCCTATCAACAAAGAGCTTTTCTTTGCGAACTTTCCTAGCAGCTCCCTCGTCTCACCCAAGTTCCCAtcggtttttttctttttttggacaAATCTGTCATATTTTGAACTTATTATACAGACggtcatgtgtatatatataacaaatctTCCTTCCAAATTATCTTTCCATTTCCTTCTCTATGGTGTACTGGGGGCGTTCAGTTCATCTCGATCCTTGTTCATCGCAGAAAACATTGTTTTTAGAACCATTCCTCCTTCAACCTACAAAGTTTGAAGTGAAGATTGCATGTTCCGGCTCGATCGACGTCCAGATTACCTTGATCCGGGAAATAAGTGCTGATCTGGGTGTTGAGATTTTCCTGTTTCTGGCGTTTATGAATCTTAATTATTCTGTTGGAGAACTAAAGGTCATGTTGATCTTTTAAGCACTTgggatattatatataccttTGCTGCAAAGATCTTCCAGAAATATAATCTTATTCATAATTAAACTATTCTGATGATCCGTTGCTTTTCCTGTTCTAAActagtttgttttcatcatGCAGttatgtatgccatgtaatTAATTTGCTTTTTTTGTCAGGCCTCTTAATTAAAGATCAAAAAATGATGCCAGGAAATGGACAATTGAGTGTTCCTCCAGGCTTCCGATTCCACCCAACAGATGAGGAGCTTCTCTACTATTATCTAAGGAAGAAGGTCTCATACGAAGCCATCGACCTTGATGTTATCAGGGAAGTGGATCTCAACAAACTCGAGCCTTGGGACCTCAAAGGTTtgattgatcatcatcatttcttCCTCCAATCCTCCACCATTAATAACTTCATGTATTCTCCGGACATACGTGATTTAGTTTGTCGTcacacaaatatattatatgtatctACGACCTGGTCGGCATATGCTTGAGTGTTGAGTTCGGCTAGTACGTACGTTGTAAAAGTCAGAAACGCATATGTAAGATATTGGTATTTGATATTggtattttcatgattttcactTGCGCCAACAGGAGACAAGCCTCTTGAAGAAAACGTTTTAGGGTTGATTAGGGTTGGCAACCGAAGGAAGATcactacatacatatatatatatatatatatatatatatatatatttatatatatatagttcagatACATATCTCAGAGACTCTAAAAAActgacatatatattatacgatCATTTAACAAAAG
Coding sequences within it:
- the LOC108984347 gene encoding uncharacterized protein LOC108984347: MHAYMATYQRTHVAGCVLEFTKLGLHHVISDETEKGKRKAKGKGSFAFRTNCSISISKERWSSSSRSRSCVGNLKVSAAKSQEPVDSSRAEATQEEEEGDDENYRVLSAVKSSFNDILILDSSKSRILLLDSTHNVHSILYKDQKWTGSYWDEFASLPAIVPKGPIAIFGLGGGTTARLMLDLWPSLQLDGWEIDGILIDKAREYLGLSYLEKHTVAGGILNVHIGDALSQSVNVSEGYAGIVIDLFSEGKVLPQLQEVNTWLELTDRLMPKGRLMVNCGGINEVSVVKDGVPRPETSSIDGPWVQNSTIQALLKAFPEQLSWKRMPKRDGENYLALTGPLPDLASWSAMVPGPLSQSVKQWKPCVPS